A region from the Thermanaeromonas toyohensis ToBE genome encodes:
- a CDS encoding dihydroorotate dehydrogenase electron transfer subunit — MALWVGEVVTNFPTGPGIYRLRLKAPIEETKPGQFVHLRCGSGYDPLLRRPLSIHDFDPGKQEIEFLYRVVGKGTAWLAARVPGERISGLGPLGRGFVVPFGKRLALVAGGMGLAPLFFLAREAVAQGNRVTFYQGARSRNYLLRERELAELGVELEIATEDGSAGFTGLVTDLLADQITSQQFDGIFACGPRDMLAVVASLAATHLIPAQVSLEEHMACGLGACRGCAVPIYQEDGNLTYENVCSEGPVFPAHRVAWDVFGR, encoded by the coding sequence ATGGCCCTGTGGGTAGGAGAGGTTGTGACTAATTTTCCTACGGGTCCTGGAATTTATCGTCTGCGGTTAAAGGCTCCGATAGAGGAGACTAAGCCAGGGCAATTCGTTCACCTGCGGTGCGGTTCAGGGTATGATCCTCTCTTGCGACGGCCGTTAAGCATCCACGATTTCGACCCAGGCAAGCAGGAAATAGAATTTCTCTACCGTGTAGTGGGCAAAGGTACGGCCTGGTTAGCTGCCCGGGTGCCGGGAGAGAGGATTTCCGGACTCGGTCCCTTAGGGCGGGGATTTGTAGTTCCTTTTGGTAAAAGATTAGCTCTGGTGGCCGGGGGTATGGGTTTGGCTCCCTTGTTTTTTTTGGCCCGGGAGGCTGTAGCCCAGGGGAATAGGGTAACCTTTTATCAAGGGGCGCGTAGCCGAAATTACCTTTTAAGGGAACGAGAGTTAGCCGAACTAGGAGTAGAGTTAGAAATAGCTACAGAGGATGGAAGCGCTGGGTTTACCGGCCTGGTAACTGATCTTTTAGCCGACCAGATTACTAGCCAACAATTCGACGGTATTTTCGCCTGCGGCCCACGGGATATGCTAGCTGTGGTGGCTAGCCTTGCCGCTACCCACCTTATACCTGCTCAGGTATCCTTGGAAGAACATATGGCCTGTGGCTTGGGCGCCTGCCGGGGATGTGCTGTGCCTATATACCAGGAGGATGGGAACTTGACCTATGAGAACGTTTGTTCTGAAGGGCCTGTGTTTCCTGCCCACCGTGTGGCTTGGGACGTCTTTGGGAGGTAG
- the groES gene encoding co-chaperone GroES, whose translation MAFKPLGDRVLVKVIEAEEKTKGGIVLPDTAKEKPQQGEVLAVGPGRVLENGQRLPMEVKKGDKVIFAKYAGTEVKEGDQKYLLISERDILAVIE comes from the coding sequence ATGGCTTTTAAGCCGCTGGGTGACCGTGTATTAGTAAAGGTTATAGAAGCAGAAGAAAAAACTAAGGGAGGCATTGTGCTGCCGGATACGGCTAAGGAAAAGCCCCAGCAGGGAGAGGTTTTAGCAGTAGGTCCAGGAAGGGTTCTGGAGAATGGGCAACGCTTGCCCATGGAGGTCAAAAAGGGAGATAAGGTTATCTTCGCTAAGTACGCTGGAACAGAGGTTAAGGAAGGAGACCAGAAGTACCTCTTGATAAGCGAGAGGGATATCTTAGCGGTAATAGAGTAA